The region CGAAGCATTAACAAAGGCCAATCTGCGATTCGTTGTCTCGGTTGCCAAACAGTATCAGAATCAGGGGCTGTCACTCGCCGATCTCATCAATGAGGGGAACATTGGCCTCATCAAAGCGGCCAAACGATTTGATGAAACCCGGGGTTTCAAGTTTATCAGTTATGCCGTCTGGTGGATACGCCAGGCGATTCTGCAGGCTCTGGCCGAACAGAGCCGTATTGTCCGACTCCCTCTGAATCGGGTCGGAACCCTGCATAAAATCGGCAAGATTTCCAGTTCTCTGGAACAGGGTCTCGGGCGGATACCATCTCCCGATGAAATCGCCCGGGAATTGGACCTTTCGGAGATGGAGGTTTCTGACACACTGAAAATCTCCAACTCGCATCTGTCGCTGGATGCCCCGTTCTAGGTCTCCGAGGATAACTCGCTTATTGATATTATCGAAGTTGAATTTCAGCCGGCGCCGGTTGAGGAACTGCTCGTCCATTCGTTGAATTTGGAGATCGTAATGTCGCTGGATATTCTCTGACCCGCGAACGGGTTCGGCAGATTAAAGAGAAGGCGATCCGGCGGCTGCGCCATGCCTCGCGAAGCCGATCGCTCCGAGCCTACTTGAACTAAAATGATGTCATCAGTTTTCTCAAAGCCCGCTTCCTGCGGGCTTTTTATTTAGTCTCGTTCGTGTGAGTCTAACTGTCATTACTATCCAATCCCGAAGACGAGAGAAAACAACCCCCGCCAAAATCGGCCAGGCTGCCTGGGCCGGAAAAAAAACTCGCGAACCTTGCCAGTAGGTCACTCCTGTCAGAAGCCCAAAGTACAATAATATCGAAAGAAAAACCATTGCCGGCGCAAACTTCCTCTGCACGATGAGGATAAATAACCCCACTCCAGAGAGAATCACTACGAAGCTGCTATTGTTGCCCCCAGATGTAAATTTCTCATAATAGCGGAGGACCGATTGAAACTGTGGGAGCTGCTTGGGATGGATAAGGCTCCCGCTGGTCACATTTTCCCAGACAATATCGAAATAAGTAATGAGGAATTGAGAGGGGCTTTCTATGAAGGCAGACCGGATTATCTGAATTGATTCGTCATGCCGATCCTTAATCGTCTGTGACTGCTCACCGATTGATCTCGGTTTATCGATCTCATCTTTGACTTTAAACAAATCCTGGCCCGGCTTGCTGTCGCATATAACGCGCGGAACCAGGTAAACCCTGGCCGCCCCCAGGCCTGTCTCGGCAATAGTGAAAACCTGATGTTTGGCATAGTTTCGGAATCCCCATCCAGCAATGAACAGTAGCATTATCGCAGCGGTTATCATCGGCCATATTAATGGCCCATTCCACGCGTGAATCCTTTTTCGCGAATAAACAATGGCAAATACCATGAATAATATCCAGAAGAACTGGGAGACGGAACGAACCAGGATCGAAACGCCGCCGGCAATCCCCGACCAGATGAAAT is a window of Candidatus Zixiibacteriota bacterium DNA encoding:
- a CDS encoding glycosyltransferase family 39 protein; the encoded protein is MIGSDTTAETELFLVGPGFPLFLVPFLKIFGVNGWPILFIQIILSSLSCSLIYLFALILLEDRTAALTAGLLSAIYLTSISLSAVLLTETLFIFLFLLSLNLFFRGLIVGNRRDFIWSGIAGGVSILVRSVSQFFWILFMVFAIVYSRKRIHAWNGPLIWPMITAAIMLLFIAGWGFRNYAKHQVFTIAETGLGAARVYLVPRVICDSKPGQDLFKVKDEIDKPRSIGEQSQTIKDRHDESIQIIRSAFIESPSQFLITYFDIVWENVTSGSLIHPKQLPQFQSVLRYYEKFTSGGNNSSFVVILSGVGLFILIVQRKFAPAMVFLSILLYFGLLTGVTYWQGSRVFFPAQAAWPILAGVVFSRLRDWIVMTVRLTRTRLNKKPAGSGL